One window of the Pseudomonas sp. S04 genome contains the following:
- the rbfA gene encoding 30S ribosome-binding factor RbfA, which yields MAKEYSRTQRIGDQMQRELAQLIRREVKDPRVGLVTITAVEVSRDVGHAKIFITVMGQDSAEDIAQSIKVLNSAAGFLRMQLAREMKLRSVPQLHFHYDESVVRGAHLSALIERAVAEDNQHPVAAETEDTKE from the coding sequence ATGGCAAAAGAATACAGCCGTACCCAACGTATCGGCGATCAGATGCAGCGTGAGCTGGCACAACTGATCCGTCGTGAAGTCAAAGACCCGCGTGTTGGTCTGGTCACCATTACCGCTGTTGAAGTCAGCCGTGACGTCGGTCACGCCAAGATCTTCATCACCGTGATGGGCCAGGACAGTGCCGAGGACATCGCACAAAGCATCAAGGTGCTGAACTCGGCTGCAGGCTTCCTGCGCATGCAGCTGGCTCGCGAGATGAAGCTGCGTAGCGTTCCGCAACTGCACTTCCACTATGACGAAAGTGTCGTACGTGGTGCTCATCTGTCGGCATTGATCGAGCGCGCCGTGGCTGAAGACAATCAGCACCCGGTCGCGGCAGAAACCGAAGACACCAAGGAGTAA
- the truB gene encoding tRNA pseudouridine(55) synthase TruB, with protein sequence MAQVKRIRRNVSGIILLDKPLGFTSNAALQKVRWLLNAEKAGHTGSLDPLATGVLPLCFGEATKFSQYLLDSDKGYETLAQLGKTTTTADAEGDVLQERPVTVGRTDIEAVLPSFRGKISQIPPMYSALKRDGQPLYKLARAGEVVEREPRSVTIARLELLAFEGDTARFAVDCSKGTYIRTLVEDIGEQLGCGAYVAELRRTQAGPFSLAQTVTLEELEAVHAEGGNEAVDRFLMPSDSGLLDWPLLQFSEHSSFYWLNGQPVRAPDAPKFGMVRVQDHNGRFIGIGEVSEDGRIAPRRLIRSE encoded by the coding sequence GTGGCTCAGGTCAAACGTATCCGTCGTAACGTCAGCGGCATCATCCTGCTCGACAAGCCGTTGGGGTTCACCTCCAACGCTGCCTTGCAGAAGGTGCGCTGGTTGCTCAATGCCGAAAAGGCTGGCCACACCGGCAGTCTCGACCCGTTGGCCACCGGCGTGTTGCCGCTGTGCTTCGGTGAGGCGACCAAGTTCTCGCAATACCTGCTCGATTCCGACAAGGGTTATGAAACCCTGGCGCAATTGGGCAAGACCACCACCACGGCGGATGCCGAGGGTGACGTTTTGCAGGAACGCCCGGTGACCGTTGGTCGCACCGATATCGAAGCTGTATTGCCCAGTTTTCGCGGGAAAATCAGTCAGATACCGCCGATGTACTCGGCACTCAAACGCGATGGCCAGCCGTTGTACAAGCTGGCACGAGCAGGCGAAGTGGTGGAGCGCGAACCGCGATCTGTTACTATTGCGCGCTTGGAATTGCTGGCCTTTGAAGGTGACACTGCGCGCTTTGCCGTAGATTGCAGCAAAGGCACCTATATCCGTACCCTGGTGGAGGATATTGGTGAACAGCTCGGCTGTGGTGCTTACGTGGCAGAACTGCGACGTACCCAGGCCGGTCCATTCAGCCTGGCCCAGACGGTCACGCTGGAAGAGTTGGAAGCGGTACATGCCGAAGGCGGCAACGAAGCGGTTGACCGTTTCCTGATGCCATCGGACAGCGGCTTGCTGGATTGGCCGCTGCTGCAGTTCTCGGAGCACAGCTCGTTCTACTGGCTCAACGGCCAGCCGGTTCGCGCCCCGGATGCACCGAAGTTCGGCATGGTACGGGTACAGGATCACAATGGTCGCTTCATCGGTATCGGTGAAGTGAGCGAAGACGGGCGCATCGCGCCACGTCGACTGATTCGGTCAGAATGA
- the rpsO gene encoding 30S ribosomal protein S15: MALDVQEKAQIVADYQQAVGDTGSPEVQVALLTHNINKLQGHFKANGKDHHSRRGLIRMVNQRRKLLDYLKGKDLGRYQTLIGRLGLRR, from the coding sequence ATGGCTCTCGACGTTCAAGAAAAAGCACAAATCGTAGCTGACTACCAGCAAGCTGTTGGTGACACTGGTTCGCCAGAAGTGCAAGTTGCACTGCTGACCCACAACATCAACAAGCTGCAAGGTCACTTCAAGGCCAACGGTAAAGATCACCACTCCCGTCGTGGTCTGATCCGCATGGTAAACCAGCGTCGTAAGCTGCTGGACTACCTGAAAGGCAAGGATCTGGGTCGTTATCAGACTCTGATCGGTCGCCTGGGTCTGCGTCGCTAA
- the pnp gene encoding polyribonucleotide nucleotidyltransferase, which produces MNPVIKKFQFGQSTVTLETGRIARQASGAVLVTVDDDVSVLVTVVGAKQADPGKGFFPLSVHYQEKTYAAGKIPGGFFKREGRPSEKETLTSRLIDRPIRPLFPEGFMNEVQVVCTVVSTSKKTDPDIAAMIGTSAALAISGIPFDGPIGAARVAFHESTGYLLNPTYEQQKASSLDMVVAGTSEAVLMVESEAKELTEDQMLGAVLFAHDEFQVVINAVKELAAEAAKPTWTWAPAPEATALLGAIRAEFGDAISQAYAITVKADRYARLGELKDQVVAKLSGEEGQPSSSEVKAAFGEIEYRTVRENIVNGKPRIDGRDTKTVRPLNIEVGVLPKTHGSALFTRGETQALVVATLGTARDAQLLDTLEGEKKDPFMLHYNFPPFSVGECGRMGGAGRREIGHGRLARRSIAAMLPAADVFPYTIRVVSEITESNGSSSMASVCGASLALMDAGVPMKAPVAGIAMGLVKEGEKFAVLTDILGDEDHLGDMDFKVAGTAKGVTALQMDIKIKGITEEIMEIALGQALEARLNILGQMNQIIGQSRTELSENAPTMIAMKIDTDKIRDVIGKGGATIRAICEETKASIDIEDDGSIKIFGETKEAAEAARQRVLGITAEAEIGKIYVGKVERIVDFGAFVNILPGKDGLVHISMLSDARVEKVTDILKEGQEVEVLVLDVDNRGRIKLSIKDVAAAKASGV; this is translated from the coding sequence GTGAACCCGGTAATCAAAAAATTCCAGTTCGGTCAGTCGACCGTTACCCTCGAGACTGGCCGTATCGCCCGTCAGGCCTCCGGCGCAGTATTGGTCACCGTTGACGACGACGTCAGCGTGTTGGTGACTGTAGTCGGTGCCAAGCAAGCCGATCCAGGCAAAGGCTTCTTCCCTCTGTCCGTCCACTACCAGGAAAAGACTTACGCTGCCGGTAAGATCCCTGGCGGTTTCTTCAAGCGTGAAGGCCGTCCTTCCGAGAAAGAAACCCTGACTTCCCGACTGATCGACCGTCCGATCCGTCCGCTGTTCCCAGAAGGCTTCATGAACGAAGTGCAGGTTGTCTGCACCGTCGTTTCCACCAGCAAGAAGACCGATCCGGACATCGCTGCGATGATCGGTACCTCGGCTGCCCTGGCCATCTCCGGCATTCCTTTCGATGGCCCGATCGGCGCTGCCCGCGTTGCGTTCCACGAAAGCACCGGCTACCTGCTGAACCCGACTTACGAACAACAGAAAGCTTCGAGCCTGGACATGGTCGTTGCCGGTACTTCGGAAGCCGTGTTGATGGTTGAATCGGAAGCCAAAGAGCTGACCGAAGACCAGATGCTGGGCGCGGTACTGTTTGCTCACGACGAGTTCCAGGTGGTGATCAACGCTGTTAAAGAACTGGCTGCCGAAGCTGCCAAGCCAACCTGGACCTGGGCTCCTGCGCCTGAAGCCACTGCACTGCTGGGCGCTATCCGTGCCGAGTTCGGCGACGCTATCTCCCAGGCTTACGCCATCACCGTCAAGGCCGACCGTTACGCTCGCCTGGGCGAGTTGAAGGATCAGGTTGTAGCCAAGCTGTCCGGTGAAGAAGGCCAGCCTTCTTCCAGCGAAGTGAAAGCGGCCTTCGGCGAAATCGAATACCGCACCGTTCGCGAAAACATCGTCAACGGCAAGCCACGTATCGATGGTCGCGACACCAAGACCGTACGCCCGCTGAACATCGAAGTCGGTGTTCTGCCCAAGACCCACGGTTCGGCTCTGTTCACCCGTGGCGAAACCCAGGCCCTGGTAGTCGCGACTCTGGGCACTGCCCGTGACGCACAACTGCTGGACACCCTGGAAGGCGAGAAAAAAGACCCGTTCATGCTGCACTACAACTTCCCTCCGTTCTCGGTAGGTGAGTGTGGTCGCATGGGTGGCGCTGGTCGTCGCGAAATCGGTCACGGCCGTCTGGCTCGTCGTTCGATCGCTGCCATGCTGCCTGCTGCCGATGTGTTCCCGTACACCATCCGCGTGGTATCGGAAATCACCGAATCCAACGGTTCGAGCTCCATGGCTTCCGTTTGCGGCGCTTCCCTGGCCCTGATGGACGCTGGTGTACCGATGAAGGCACCGGTTGCCGGTATCGCCATGGGTCTGGTTAAAGAAGGCGAGAAGTTCGCCGTCCTGACCGACATCCTGGGCGACGAAGACCACCTCGGCGACATGGACTTCAAGGTAGCCGGTACCGCCAAAGGTGTTACCGCGCTGCAGATGGACATCAAGATCAAGGGCATCACCGAAGAAATCATGGAAATCGCTCTGGGCCAAGCCCTGGAAGCGCGCCTGAACATCCTCGGTCAGATGAACCAGATCATTGGTCAGTCCCGCACTGAGCTGTCGGAAAATGCTCCGACCATGATCGCGATGAAAATCGACACCGACAAAATCCGTGATGTCATCGGTAAAGGCGGCGCGACCATCCGTGCGATCTGTGAAGAAACCAAGGCTTCGATCGACATCGAAGACGACGGTTCGATCAAGATCTTCGGCGAAACCAAGGAAGCTGCTGAAGCTGCTCGTCAGCGCGTCCTGGGCATCACCGCAGAAGCCGAGATCGGCAAGATCTACGTCGGTAAGGTTGAGCGCATCGTCGACTTCGGCGCATTCGTCAACATCCTGCCGGGCAAGGACGGTCTGGTTCACATCTCGATGCTGAGCGACGCTCGCGTAGAGAAAGTGACCGACATCCTCAAAGAAGGCCAGGAAGTGGAAGTACTGGTACTGGACGTGGACAACCGCGGCCGTATCAAGCTGTCCATCAAAGACGTAGCAGCAGCCAAGGCTTCGGGCGTTTAA